From Methylobacterium radiodurans, a single genomic window includes:
- a CDS encoding SOS response-associated peptidase, with product MCNLYSLIHPQAEIRDAFGVRRDDAGNLPPLPSIFPNTAAPVVRVREGERTLSMMRWGRGRTPAWQCRSANRPFTPYLASCCWELLMSHIKAQLIH from the coding sequence ATGTGCAACCTCTACAGCCTCATCCATCCGCAGGCCGAGATCCGCGATGCCTTCGGCGTCCGACGTGACGATGCCGGCAACCTGCCGCCGCTGCCGAGCATCTTCCCGAACACGGCAGCACCTGTCGTCCGCGTGCGGGAGGGCGAGCGCACGCTGTCGATGATGCGCTGGGGTAGGGGCCGGACACCCGCGTGGCAGTGCCGTTCGGCAAACCGTCCGTTCACACCGTATCTTGCCAGCTGCTGCTGGGAGCTTCTTATGAGCCATATAAAAGCTCAACTGATTCATTAA
- a CDS encoding helix-turn-helix domain-containing protein: protein MEARALIGWNLRRLRVAQGLSQERLALAAGIDRAYVGRVERGSENVTISTLEAMARALTVPLADLFVEPEAGAERPAPLRAGRRAKPG, encoded by the coding sequence ATGGAGGCGCGGGCATTGATCGGCTGGAATTTGCGGCGGCTGCGCGTCGCCCAAGGCTTGTCGCAGGAGCGGCTGGCGTTGGCTGCCGGCATCGACCGCGCCTATGTCGGCCGCGTCGAGCGCGGCTCGGAGAACGTGACGATCTCGACGCTGGAGGCGATGGCCCGCGCGCTGACCGTGCCGCTCGCGGATCTGTTTGTCGAACCCGAAGCCGGGGCCGAGCGGCCGGCGCCGCTGCGGGCGGGGCGGCGTGCGAAGCCGGGGTGA
- a CDS encoding helix-turn-helix domain-containing protein encodes MPEAEQDDVLRQFAGMCRLVYNRTLEQRGAPKIDCFQSSAA; translated from the coding sequence GTGCCTGAGGCTGAGCAGGATGACGTCCTAAGGCAGTTCGCGGGCATGTGCCGCCTCGTCTACAACCGCACCCTCGAACAGCGCGGTGCTCCGAAGATCGATTGTTTTCAGTCCAGCGCCGCGTAA
- a CDS encoding MgtC/SapB family protein has product MKFMTFSLWEVASHVFDLAVAYTLAVPIGWDREQEERSAGIRTFPLVAVAACGFVLVAIRVLGAESTGQARILEGLITGVGFIGGGAILKHAGRASGTATAASLWATGALGAAVGYGLYDIATILSLVTYLTLRYLLPLKQVARNEDKSPDGSVEAG; this is encoded by the coding sequence ATGAAGTTCATGACCTTCAGCCTCTGGGAAGTGGCATCTCACGTCTTCGATCTCGCGGTCGCCTATACACTCGCGGTGCCGATCGGATGGGATCGTGAACAGGAGGAGCGCTCGGCCGGCATCCGGACCTTTCCCCTCGTCGCGGTCGCCGCCTGCGGCTTCGTGCTGGTCGCGATCCGCGTCCTCGGGGCGGAGTCGACGGGACAGGCCCGCATCCTGGAAGGCTTAATCACGGGCGTGGGCTTCATCGGCGGCGGCGCGATCCTGAAACATGCCGGCCGTGCCTCCGGCACCGCGACCGCGGCGAGCCTATGGGCTACGGGGGCTCTGGGAGCAGCCGTGGGGTACGGCCTCTACGACATCGCAACCATCCTGAGCCTCGTCACCTATCTGACGTTGCGTTACCTCCTGCCGCTGAAGCAGGTGGCCCGCAACGAAGACAAGTCGCCCGACGGGAGCGTCGAAGCAGGCTGA
- a CDS encoding phage/plasmid primase, P4 family, which produces MRTETYVPFPSLPRPAAEARRAVQHGLSVVPLKPRSKVPSVPHGIDDAISTRMGVRAHARAHQHDNYGLILDGEIFAVDVDGPEGEKSLQRLIGRSREFPATVETITARGRQFIFRARPGRPVRSSCGRHGPGIDIKGQRGYVVLPGSVHPLGPTYRSAPGRALGEIAIAQAPDWLLDLVVRSPDAERVRPLTEPLTQGPDATRTVAYAAAALKSELNALSRATVGKRNSTLNKAAYVLGALCQPGVLDEAEVRARLTETALAVGLTAEATSKTIASGMRAGRLEPRNLGFLADPGAAQPGAEAVIHDPVAAKLAELGETDADNGHRFARRFRNEVAYVPSHGLLVWNGKIWEPAADTAALRRAEECAHAIAHEAAYLNDGKLKASREAFSKASLSKGALERAIFLARSHLETPLSRFDAEPYLLSVANGTLDLRTGTLGPHDPAHRLTRLTPIVYDEKARCPVFERFLRQRLGHEPELIAFLQKAVGLTLTGVVSEQVLFFLQGEGGTGKSTFVNLIRELLGSFAVHTPVESFTTKQFEPIRTDLARMAGARMVTAGEIHPSQQFDEAAIKGLTGGDPITARFMRQDLIQFMPQFKLWLYANHFPKVRATDNAFWRRIRVLPFINVVPEGTAKKGLPERLRAELPGVLNWAVAGCLAWQREGLEPPNVVRAATEAWRHGADHVSRYLRERTVQDIGARVGATDLHSDFGAWCTAAGEQPVSLATFKARLIALGRVSRKTNKGHFWIGLRLRG; this is translated from the coding sequence ATGCGCACTGAAACCTACGTGCCCTTCCCCAGCCTCCCGCGGCCTGCTGCGGAGGCACGCCGCGCCGTGCAGCACGGCCTGTCGGTGGTGCCACTCAAGCCGCGGTCCAAGGTGCCTAGCGTGCCCCACGGGATCGACGATGCAATCTCAACCCGTATGGGAGTGCGGGCGCACGCCAGGGCGCACCAGCACGACAACTACGGTCTGATCCTTGACGGCGAAATTTTCGCTGTCGATGTGGATGGCCCGGAGGGTGAAAAGTCCTTACAAAGGCTGATCGGCCGCTCTCGCGAGTTTCCCGCGACGGTTGAGACAATCACAGCCCGAGGGCGCCAATTCATCTTCCGCGCGCGGCCGGGACGGCCGGTGAGGTCATCCTGCGGTCGTCATGGCCCCGGTATCGACATAAAGGGGCAGCGGGGCTACGTCGTCCTCCCCGGCAGCGTGCACCCCTTGGGACCGACCTACCGGTCTGCCCCGGGACGCGCCCTCGGCGAGATCGCGATCGCGCAGGCCCCGGACTGGCTTCTCGACCTAGTAGTGCGATCGCCGGACGCTGAGAGGGTGCGTCCACTCACCGAACCGTTGACGCAGGGGCCTGATGCGACCCGCACAGTCGCATATGCGGCGGCGGCTCTTAAATCCGAATTGAACGCCCTCAGCCGCGCGACCGTGGGAAAGCGCAACTCCACACTGAATAAGGCCGCCTACGTCCTTGGAGCGCTCTGCCAGCCCGGCGTCCTCGATGAGGCCGAAGTCCGCGCCCGCCTGACGGAGACGGCCTTGGCGGTCGGCCTGACCGCAGAGGCAACTTCCAAAACCATTGCGAGCGGGATGCGGGCCGGCCGCCTCGAACCACGCAACCTCGGCTTCCTTGCGGATCCTGGTGCGGCGCAGCCGGGTGCGGAAGCCGTCATCCATGACCCTGTGGCCGCTAAACTCGCCGAGCTTGGCGAGACCGACGCGGACAACGGGCACCGCTTCGCACGCCGCTTCCGCAACGAGGTCGCTTATGTGCCGAGTCATGGCCTGCTCGTCTGGAACGGCAAGATCTGGGAGCCCGCCGCGGACACGGCGGCCTTGCGCCGTGCGGAGGAGTGCGCTCATGCTATCGCGCATGAAGCCGCCTATCTGAACGACGGGAAGCTCAAGGCAAGCCGTGAGGCCTTCTCCAAGGCCAGCCTGTCAAAGGGGGCGCTGGAGCGCGCGATCTTCCTGGCGCGTAGCCATCTCGAAACGCCGCTCTCGCGTTTCGACGCCGAGCCCTACCTGTTGTCGGTAGCCAACGGCACGCTCGATCTGCGCACCGGTACGCTTGGGCCGCACGACCCGGCCCATCGCCTCACCCGCCTGACGCCAATCGTCTACGATGAGAAGGCGCGCTGCCCCGTCTTCGAGCGGTTCCTGCGTCAGCGCCTCGGGCACGAGCCCGAGCTGATCGCCTTCCTGCAAAAGGCGGTCGGCCTGACGCTTACCGGCGTGGTCAGCGAGCAGGTGCTGTTCTTCCTGCAGGGCGAAGGCGGGACGGGAAAATCGACCTTCGTCAACCTGATCCGCGAGTTGCTTGGCAGCTTTGCCGTGCACACGCCGGTTGAAAGCTTCACGACGAAGCAGTTCGAGCCCATCCGCACTGACCTCGCTCGCATGGCCGGGGCACGCATGGTCACGGCCGGTGAGATTCATCCCTCACAGCAGTTCGACGAGGCGGCGATCAAGGGCCTGACTGGCGGCGACCCGATCACCGCCCGCTTCATGCGTCAGGATCTGATCCAGTTCATGCCGCAGTTCAAGCTGTGGCTGTACGCCAACCACTTCCCGAAGGTCCGCGCGACCGACAACGCCTTTTGGCGTCGGATCCGTGTGCTGCCCTTCATCAACGTCGTGCCCGAGGGCACGGCCAAGAAGGGGCTGCCGGAGCGTCTGCGGGCCGAGCTACCTGGCGTCCTGAACTGGGCAGTGGCGGGCTGCCTCGCTTGGCAAAGGGAGGGGTTGGAACCGCCCAACGTCGTGCGCGCGGCGACGGAAGCGTGGCGTCACGGCGCCGACCACGTCAGCCGCTACCTGCGCGAGCGGACAGTGCAGGATATCGGCGCCCGCGTTGGCGCGACCGATCTGCACTCCGACTTCGGGGCTTGGTGCACGGCAGCGGGCGAGCAGCCGGTCTCGCTCGCCACGTTCAAAGCGCGCCTGATTGCACTCGGACGGGTCAGCCGCAAAACCAACAAGGGTCACTTCTGGATCGGCTTGCGCTTGAGGGGCTGA
- a CDS encoding serine hydrolase domain-containing protein, which translates to MRLSMQKSCAVIGATTLVAAALNLSQAAPTAPPSSEDPAELSSAWPEEVGVDSTKLVKLSKWIRENKYDIRSLVIVKDGRVVFERYSAGLGRDNNYEMYSITKAATSVLAGKLIDEGKISLDSSVRDVVGAWRPDLKEAVADKGAITLRNVLSMTTGLRYDFKPPKDPIYYEASDRLKLAAGTTPALTPGKVFQYMDVNPVIATAMLSAAAGKRIEEYAEEKLFRPLGMKRYAWTRADQAGLVSGGWGLRLRALDMAKLGMLTLQDGRWENQQVVPADWVRQMTSGQSTPFFGYYWWINNIVESGGQREYDTMGFKGQNIVVLPEHNAVVTMTSMLPVDGGLRDAKCLQIMRYMMSAYLLPALGGRPSSPDEALKRELVAELQVAKDSLGQPGVAADPTDTPQ; encoded by the coding sequence ATGCGCCTATCGATGCAGAAGTCATGCGCCGTGATCGGGGCCACCACCCTGGTAGCGGCGGCCCTGAACCTCTCCCAGGCAGCCCCAACGGCGCCGCCCTCGAGCGAGGACCCGGCCGAACTGTCGTCGGCCTGGCCAGAGGAGGTCGGCGTCGACTCGACCAAGCTGGTGAAGCTCTCGAAATGGATTCGCGAAAACAAGTACGACATCCGTAGCTTGGTCATCGTCAAGGACGGCCGGGTCGTTTTCGAGCGGTACAGCGCGGGCCTCGGCCGAGACAACAACTACGAGATGTACTCGATCACAAAGGCCGCGACGTCGGTGCTCGCCGGGAAGCTCATCGACGAGGGCAAGATCTCACTCGACAGCAGCGTGAGGGACGTGGTCGGCGCCTGGCGCCCGGATTTGAAGGAGGCTGTCGCCGACAAGGGCGCTATCACGCTACGGAACGTCCTCAGCATGACGACCGGCCTCCGCTACGACTTCAAGCCTCCGAAGGATCCCATCTATTACGAGGCCTCCGATCGTCTGAAGCTCGCCGCCGGCACAACACCGGCGCTGACGCCAGGCAAGGTGTTCCAATACATGGACGTCAATCCGGTCATCGCGACCGCGATGCTGAGTGCCGCCGCCGGAAAAAGGATCGAGGAATACGCCGAGGAGAAGCTATTCCGTCCCCTGGGTATGAAGCGCTACGCTTGGACCCGCGCCGACCAGGCCGGTCTCGTTTCGGGGGGCTGGGGCCTGCGCCTCCGAGCGCTCGACATGGCGAAGCTGGGGATGCTTACGCTGCAGGACGGCCGATGGGAGAACCAGCAAGTGGTCCCGGCCGACTGGGTCAGGCAGATGACGAGCGGCCAGAGCACGCCCTTCTTCGGGTATTACTGGTGGATCAACAACATCGTCGAAAGCGGGGGTCAAAGAGAATACGACACGATGGGATTCAAGGGGCAGAACATCGTCGTGCTCCCCGAACACAATGCCGTCGTCACGATGACGAGCATGCTCCCCGTGGACGGTGGCCTTCGCGACGCGAAATGTCTGCAGATCATGCGCTACATGATGAGCGCCTACCTTCTGCCGGCGCTCGGTGGGAGACCGTCTTCCCCGGACGAGGCGCTGAAGCGTGAACTGGTCGCGGAGCTGCAAGTGGCGAAGGACAGCCTAGGGCAGCCTGGCGTCGCGGCGGACCCGACGGACACACCCCAGTGA
- the tnpA gene encoding IS200/IS605 family transposase: MDIRRRRLVVAELHTHLAFLATFHRDVLYELSISEIGTIFVRVYRDFEVDFVEFSGEHDCVQLLMTYPPKVSLSKLVNSLKGVTSRNQRAEATSGRPRLPLRLERRGFSREER; this comes from the coding sequence GTGGACATCCGCAGAAGGCGTCTTGTCGTTGCTGAGCTTCATACTCACTTGGCCTTCCTCGCGACATTCCATCGCGATGTACTGTACGAACTCTCTATTAGCGAAATTGGAACGATCTTCGTCAGGGTATATCGCGACTTCGAGGTCGATTTTGTGGAATTTTCGGGCGAGCACGATTGCGTTCAATTGCTCATGACTTATCCGCCGAAGGTGAGCCTATCGAAGCTCGTCAACAGCCTCAAGGGCGTGACGAGCCGCAACCAGCGAGCTGAAGCGACCTCTGGCCGCCCTCGCTTACCTCTCCGGCTTGAACGCCGGGGTTTCTCGCGAGAAGAACGATAA
- a CDS encoding serine hydrolase domain-containing protein, with amino-acid sequence MSRSIRSRYLCFALSLALVAGPATNGSAAESSPEPGIGIASPEDVGVDSTALVRMSEWIRKDRLDVRSLLVIKDGKLIFERYSHGLDRDYNYELYSVTKTVTALNVGILADQGKIGIEDEVAPWILKQRPEFGAAARDKAGIRLRHLMSMSSGLLYRQVEGSDPLYFQAPDRVSVALSAKPRIPPATEFEYTDANPVLVGIAIQAASGEPEHEFAEARLFRPLGMRNARWTGRDGTGSVSGGWGLRLRAIDMAKIGMLMLQDGEWEGRRIVSKAWIRQMTAASETAMDYGLYTWINHVVESEPEFGAMGFKGQFITVLPKQNAVVVMTGILPTDGGLRTATYLNLYRRMVNDFVLPAMHAVPKPAFDEARRKALKRELELAAQTRGEPGTGLAFNDGPER; translated from the coding sequence ATGTCCCGATCCATACGGTCCAGATATCTCTGCTTCGCACTCTCCCTGGCCTTGGTCGCCGGCCCGGCGACCAACGGGTCGGCTGCGGAGTCCTCTCCCGAGCCCGGCATCGGCATCGCCTCTCCGGAGGATGTCGGGGTCGACTCCACCGCGCTGGTGCGCATGTCCGAGTGGATCCGCAAGGACCGTCTCGACGTGCGTAGTCTGCTGGTGATCAAGGACGGCAAGCTGATCTTCGAGCGCTACAGTCACGGCCTGGATCGAGATTACAACTACGAGCTGTATTCGGTCACGAAGACGGTCACTGCGCTCAACGTCGGCATCCTCGCCGACCAAGGAAAGATCGGGATCGAAGACGAGGTGGCACCTTGGATCCTCAAGCAGCGGCCCGAGTTCGGGGCGGCCGCGCGAGACAAAGCGGGCATCCGACTGCGCCACCTGATGTCGATGTCGAGCGGCCTCCTCTACCGACAGGTCGAGGGTTCCGACCCGCTCTACTTTCAAGCGCCGGACCGGGTCAGCGTCGCGCTCTCCGCGAAACCCCGGATCCCGCCAGCCACCGAGTTCGAGTACACCGACGCCAATCCGGTTCTCGTCGGGATAGCGATCCAGGCGGCCTCGGGCGAACCCGAGCACGAGTTCGCCGAGGCTCGCCTGTTTCGGCCTCTCGGCATGCGGAACGCGCGTTGGACCGGACGCGACGGCACGGGATCGGTCTCGGGAGGATGGGGCCTGCGGTTACGCGCGATCGACATGGCGAAGATCGGCATGCTGATGCTTCAGGACGGCGAGTGGGAAGGTCGCCGCATCGTGTCGAAGGCCTGGATCCGGCAGATGACGGCGGCCTCCGAGACCGCGATGGACTACGGCCTCTACACGTGGATCAACCATGTCGTGGAGTCCGAGCCGGAGTTCGGGGCAATGGGCTTCAAGGGGCAATTCATCACCGTCCTGCCGAAACAGAACGCCGTGGTCGTGATGACCGGCATCTTGCCGACGGACGGCGGACTACGCACCGCGACCTACCTCAATCTCTATCGTCGCATGGTCAACGACTTCGTCTTGCCGGCCATGCATGCCGTACCGAAGCCGGCATTCGACGAGGCGCGACGCAAGGCGCTGAAACGAGAGTTGGAGTTGGCGGCGCAAACGCGGGGAGAGCCGGGCACAGGCCTGGCCTTCAACGACGGCCCGGAGCGGTAA
- a CDS encoding DUF3768 domain-containing protein, with amino-acid sequence MTVITDAGRIAALNDILRRSLTGGTLVPTAGVVTLGRERQQLILDAVGAFVAFTPDNDPYGEHDFGALEAAGERVFFKIDCYDRTGRYASPDPADTSVTRRVLTVMLAGEY; translated from the coding sequence ATGACCGTCATCACCGATGCGGGGCGCATTGCTGCGCTCAACGACATCCTGCGCCGCTCCCTCACCGGCGGCACGCTCGTGCCCACCGCCGGGGTCGTCACGCTCGGCCGCGAACGTCAGCAGCTTATCCTCGACGCTGTCGGCGCGTTTGTGGCCTTCACGCCCGACAACGACCCCTACGGCGAGCACGACTTCGGCGCGTTGGAGGCCGCTGGCGAGCGCGTGTTCTTCAAAATCGACTGCTACGACCGCACGGGGCGCTACGCCTCCCCAGACCCAGCCGACACGAGCGTCACGCGCCGCGTGCTCACAGTCATGCTCGCCGGGGAGTACTGA
- a CDS encoding hybrid sensor histidine kinase/response regulator: MSREELEAEVRRLRGHSASLAQMFEQAPSFIALLSGPEHRFTLTNAAYQRIVDGRDVADRTVAEALPEAAAQGYVDLLDEVFRTGRPHTATGARLDLQPVAGGAITERYLDFVYQPVAGPDGRVEGIFVEGHDVTERTRAEVALRENEARYRTLFESIEVGFCIVEMKFEGERAIDYRIVEANPAFVAQTGADVAGRWVSEFAPDLERHWFDTYGQVALTGEPAHFEHYADVFGRWFDVRALRTGESSAHRVAIFFSDITERRRVEQRAEAGERELRLIADALPVLIAFIGADHVYRFANEAYVDWFFIPAGEIVGRDVRDLLGPDAYAARRPYIDRALAGEPVTFEMDWPHRDGRPRVAEIRYLPRRDADARVDGFHVFVQDVTVRVQTEADLARQVAARTAERDQIWQASSDLLCVANLEGYFVGLNPAWPQTLGWTDAEMKARPFLDFVHPDDVEATVAAAKGLSRGEAQLTFENRYRRKDGSYVWLSWNAVPRDGLIYSSVRDVTESKRQAEALTKTEEALRQSQKMEAVGQLTGGLAHDFNNLLAGISGSLELMQTRMSQGRMGDLDRYMTVAQGAAKRAAALTHRLLAFSRRQTLDPKPTNVNRLVTDMEELIRRTVGPAVHLEVVGLAGLWPALIDPGQLENALLNLCINARDAMPDGGRITIETANRWIDEAGGRQHDLAPGQYLGVCVTDTGTGMAPDLIGKVFEPFFTTKPTGEGTGLGLSMVYGFAKQSGGQVRIYSEVGEGTMVCLYLPRHYGEADEDEVARRLAEVEQAGQGETVLIVDDEPSVRMLVTEVLEDLGYTAIEAADSVAGLKVLQSDVRIDLLVTDVGLPGGMNGRQMADAGRERRPDLKVLFITGYAENAVLGNGYLRPGMQVLTKPFVLETLATRIKELIAER; the protein is encoded by the coding sequence ATGTCCCGCGAGGAACTGGAAGCCGAGGTTCGCCGGTTGCGTGGGCATTCGGCCTCCCTCGCGCAGATGTTCGAGCAGGCCCCGAGCTTCATCGCCCTCCTGAGCGGCCCCGAGCACCGCTTCACGCTTACCAACGCCGCCTACCAACGCATCGTCGACGGTCGCGACGTGGCCGACCGTACCGTGGCGGAGGCACTGCCGGAGGCTGCCGCCCAGGGCTACGTCGACCTGCTCGACGAGGTGTTCCGCACCGGCCGGCCTCACACGGCGACGGGTGCCAGGCTCGACCTCCAGCCCGTCGCGGGAGGGGCGATCACGGAGCGCTACCTCGACTTCGTCTATCAACCGGTCGCCGGCCCGGACGGGCGGGTCGAGGGCATCTTCGTCGAGGGCCACGACGTCACGGAGCGCACACGCGCGGAGGTCGCTCTTCGCGAGAACGAGGCGCGCTACCGGACCCTGTTCGAGAGCATCGAGGTCGGGTTCTGCATCGTCGAGATGAAGTTCGAGGGCGAACGCGCCATCGACTACCGCATCGTCGAGGCCAACCCCGCCTTCGTCGCGCAGACCGGAGCAGACGTCGCCGGCAGGTGGGTGAGCGAGTTCGCGCCGGACCTGGAGCGGCACTGGTTCGACACCTACGGCCAAGTCGCGCTGACCGGCGAGCCCGCCCACTTCGAGCATTACGCCGACGTGTTCGGGCGTTGGTTCGACGTCAGGGCCCTGCGCACCGGCGAATCCTCCGCGCACCGGGTCGCAATCTTTTTCTCGGACATCACCGAGAGGCGCCGTGTCGAGCAGCGCGCCGAGGCCGGCGAGCGCGAGTTGCGCCTTATCGCTGACGCCCTTCCGGTTCTCATCGCGTTCATCGGCGCGGATCACGTCTATCGCTTCGCCAACGAGGCCTATGTCGACTGGTTCTTTATCCCCGCCGGCGAGATCGTCGGCCGGGACGTCCGGGACCTGCTTGGGCCGGACGCCTACGCGGCACGTCGGCCGTACATCGACCGGGCCCTCGCGGGTGAACCCGTCACCTTCGAGATGGACTGGCCCCACCGCGACGGACGTCCCCGCGTCGCCGAGATCCGATACCTGCCGCGCCGGGACGCAGACGCTCGCGTCGACGGCTTCCACGTCTTCGTGCAGGACGTGACCGTCCGGGTGCAGACCGAAGCCGACCTCGCCCGCCAGGTCGCCGCCCGGACCGCCGAGCGCGACCAGATCTGGCAGGCCTCGTCCGACCTGCTGTGCGTGGCCAATCTCGAAGGCTACTTCGTCGGCCTCAACCCAGCCTGGCCGCAAACGCTCGGCTGGACCGATGCCGAGATGAAGGCGCGCCCGTTCCTCGATTTCGTCCACCCCGACGACGTCGAGGCGACCGTGGCGGCGGCGAAGGGTCTGTCGCGCGGGGAGGCGCAGCTCACATTCGAGAACCGCTACCGCCGCAAGGACGGCAGCTACGTCTGGCTGTCTTGGAACGCCGTGCCGCGCGACGGGCTGATCTACTCGTCCGTACGCGACGTGACCGAGAGCAAGCGGCAGGCCGAGGCGCTGACAAAGACGGAGGAGGCCCTGCGGCAGTCGCAGAAGATGGAGGCGGTCGGACAACTCACCGGCGGCCTCGCGCACGACTTCAACAACCTGCTCGCGGGCATCTCGGGCTCGCTGGAACTCATGCAGACCCGGATGTCCCAAGGGCGGATGGGTGACCTCGACCGATACATGACCGTCGCCCAGGGCGCGGCCAAGCGGGCTGCCGCCCTGACCCACCGCCTGCTCGCCTTCTCTCGCCGCCAGACCCTCGACCCGAAGCCCACCAACGTGAACCGCCTCGTCACCGACATGGAGGAGCTGATCCGGCGCACCGTGGGCCCGGCCGTCCACCTTGAGGTCGTCGGCCTCGCGGGCCTGTGGCCGGCGCTGATCGACCCGGGGCAATTGGAGAACGCGCTGCTCAACCTGTGCATCAACGCCCGCGACGCGATGCCGGACGGCGGTCGCATCACCATCGAGACCGCCAACAGGTGGATCGACGAGGCCGGCGGCCGCCAGCACGATCTCGCTCCCGGCCAGTACCTCGGCGTCTGCGTGACCGACACCGGCACCGGCATGGCGCCGGACCTGATCGGAAAGGTGTTCGAGCCGTTCTTCACGACCAAGCCCACGGGCGAGGGCACTGGTCTCGGCCTGTCCATGGTCTACGGCTTCGCCAAGCAGTCCGGCGGGCAGGTGCGAATCTACTCCGAGGTCGGCGAGGGGACGATGGTCTGCCTGTACCTGCCGCGGCACTACGGCGAGGCCGACGAGGACGAGGTGGCTCGCAGGCTTGCCGAAGTGGAGCAGGCCGGCCAGGGCGAGACGGTGCTGATCGTGGACGACGAGCCCTCCGTGCGCATGCTGGTCACCGAGGTGCTGGAGGATCTCGGCTACACCGCCATCGAGGCCGCCGACAGCGTCGCCGGGCTGAAGGTACTTCAGTCGGACGTGCGCATCGACCTGCTGGTGACCGACGTCGGCCTGCCGGGCGGGATGAACGGGCGGCAGATGGCCGACGCTGGCCGTGAGCGGCGCCCCGACCTGAAGGTGCTGTTCATCACCGGCTACGCCGAGAACGCCGTTCTGGGGAACGGCTATCTCCGACCCGGCATGCAGGTCCTGACCAAGCCGTTCGTGCTGGAGACGCTCGCCACCCGCATCAAGGAGCTCATCGCGGAGCGCTAG
- a CDS encoding NAD(P)/FAD-dependent oxidoreductase, producing the protein MPAFPTASAAKKLLARMSAQARRYGSQFVKGHIDTIDGDFGRFHARGDGIALEASTIIIATGTVNRRPDVDPATHRSALDNGRLRYCPVCDGFEATDQTIGVIGGDARGVTEALFLRTYSKDVTLLAVDSMDVSADDRLMLEHSGIRIEERPLARLVFNEEHVSALLKEGGERRFDTVYPALGSDSNDGLAHALGLDMADGCCIAVDRKQRTSREGIYAAGDIVYALDQISVAMGHAAIAATTLHNDLRAREGRKHRRQN; encoded by the coding sequence ATGCCGGCTTTCCCGACGGCATCGGCGGCGAAGAAACTTCTTGCGCGGATGTCGGCGCAGGCTCGACGCTACGGCTCGCAGTTCGTGAAGGGGCACATCGATACGATCGACGGAGATTTCGGCCGTTTCCACGCCCGTGGGGACGGTATCGCCCTGGAGGCGAGCACGATCATCATCGCGACCGGGACGGTAAACCGGCGCCCGGACGTCGATCCGGCAACGCATCGATCGGCCCTCGACAACGGCCGGCTTCGGTATTGCCCCGTATGTGATGGGTTCGAGGCGACGGACCAGACGATCGGCGTCATTGGTGGAGACGCGCGCGGCGTCACAGAGGCCCTCTTCCTGCGCACCTATTCGAAAGACGTCACGCTGCTCGCGGTCGATTCGATGGACGTCTCGGCCGACGACCGGCTGATGCTCGAACACTCGGGCATCAGGATCGAGGAGCGTCCGCTGGCGCGGCTCGTCTTCAACGAAGAACATGTCTCCGCTCTACTGAAAGAAGGCGGCGAACGCCGCTTCGACACCGTCTACCCGGCGCTGGGATCGGATTCGAACGACGGGCTCGCCCACGCCCTCGGCTTGGACATGGCCGACGGTTGCTGCATTGCGGTCGATCGGAAGCAGCGTACGAGTAGAGAGGGCATCTACGCGGCGGGCGACATCGTCTATGCGCTCGATCAAATCAGCGTCGCCATGGGACACGCCGCAATCGCGGCAACGACCTTGCATAACGATCTCCGCGCGCGCGAGGGCCGCAAGCACAGGCGCCAAAATTAG